In Aegilops tauschii subsp. strangulata cultivar AL8/78 chromosome 3, Aet v6.0, whole genome shotgun sequence, one genomic interval encodes:
- the LOC109757984 gene encoding probable choline kinase 2, producing MVAIENQSQAQRPAEPARIPKEARRLLHDLAAAWPNVADCRALEVVPLKGAMTNEVYQVRWLTAPAGGEAGAGAGALKEREVRKVLVRIYGDGVDLFFDREDELRTFECMSRHGQGPRLLGRFPNGRVEEFIHARTLSAPDMRDPEISALVATKLREFHNLDMPGPKHVLLWDRLKNWLKTANNLCPTDQANELRLDCLEDEIASLEKEFSGDYHHWIGFCHNDLQYGNIMMDEETNMLTIIDYEYASFNPVAYDIANHFCEMAADYHSEKPHILDYSKYPDIDEQRRFVKTYLSTSREEPETEELENLLQSVEKYTLASHLVWGLWGIISDRVSDIDFDYQEYARQRFEQYWQKKPAVLTS from the exons ATGGTGGCGATCGAGAACCAGAGCCAGGCCCAGAGGCCGGCGGAGCCCGCGAGGATCCCCAAGGAGGCGCGGCGGCTCCTGCACGACCTGGCGGCGGCGTGGCCGAACGTGGCTGACTGCCGCGCGCTGGAGGTGGTGCCGCTCAAGGGCGCCATGACCAACGAGGTGTACCAGGTGCGCTGGCTCACCGCCCcggccggcggcgaggcgggcgcGGGGGCGGGGGCGCTCAAGGAGAGGGAGGTGAGGAAGGTGCTCGTGCGGATTTACGGCGACGGCGTCGACCTCTTCTTCGACCGCGAGGACGAGCTGCGCACCTTCGAGTGCATGTCCCGCCACGGCCAGGGCCCCCGCCTCCTCGGCCGCTTCCCCAACGGCCGCGTCGAGGAGTTCATCCACGCACGG ACGCTGTCGGCTCCCGATATGCGCGATCCTGAAATTTCAGCTCTGGTGGCTACAAAACTGAGGGAATTCCACAACCTTGACATGCCTGGTCCCAAGCATGTGCTCCTCTGGGACAGACTGAA GAACTGGCTCAAAACTGCCAATAACCTGTGCCCAACCGATCAGGCCAACGAACTACGCTTGGATTGCCTGGAGGATGAGATCGCCTCGCTGGAGAAGGAATTCTCAGGGGATTACCACCACTGGATTGGTTTCTGCCACAATGATCTACAGTATGGcaacatcatgatggatgaagaGACCAACATGCTGACCATCATT GACTACGAGTATGCAAGCTTCAACCCAGTTGCATATGACATCGCTAACCATTTCTGTGAGATGGCGGCAGACTACCATTCGGAAAAGCCTCATATACTGGACTACAGTAAATATCCAG ATATCGACGAGCAGAGGCGTTTCGTGAAGACTTACCTGAGCACTTCTC GCGAGGAACCTGAAACGGAGGAGCTGGAGAATCTGCTCCAGAGCGTGGAGAAGTACACGCTCGCGAGTCATCTGGTTTGGGGCCTCTGGGGAATAATATCA GATCGTGTCAGTGACATCGACTTTGATTACCAGGAGTATGCAAGGCAGAGATTCGAGCAGTACTGGCAGAAGAAGCCTGCCGTCCTAACCTCATGA